TCAGTCGCGTGCGCCGCCGCAGCGCGCAGGGTACGCGACCGCGACAGCGCCGCCGATCATGGTCACGGTGAAGGCGTACGCCACGCTGGGCGAGAACTGCGGCGCCTGGCGCGCCGTCTTCGACGACTACCAGCAGCCTACGGCCCAATGAACCTGAAGGCGGCGGGCGATTTCGCATCGCGCCGTCGCCACCTTCGCACAGACGACCCGCTCGGCCGATCGGGCGAAGCTCGATCGGTCAGGCGCGGTCGATCTCCAGGCCGGCGAGGCTGCCTTCTCGACGCCACTCGTCGAGCAGCCGGCCGAAGGCGATGATGCCGGGGCCGTAGCTGCCGTTCTGGCGCACCAACACGCTGTTCGGCTGCCCCTCGTTGTTGTAGTAGCCGGGCGTGCACGCCTCCAGGAACTTCACGCTGTCGATCGAGCCGGCGATCACCTGCTCTACCCAGCCGGCCTCGGCCTCTTCCGACACGTCGAGGGCGCGCACCTCGCGCTCCCGCGACTGCTGCACGACGTAGGCGATGTGCCGGCTCTGTTCTTCGAGCATGTGGGGGAAATTGGCGCTGAACCCGACCTGCGCCATGCTGACGATGAAGCAGTTGGGAAAGCCGCGCGTCTGCATGCCGAACAGCGTCGCGATGCCGTCCTGCCACTTCTCGGTCAGGGTCTGGCCGCCACGGCCGTAGACGTGGTAGCCGTTGCGCCGTTCCAGCGGCGTGCTCCACTCGAAGCCGCTGGCGAAGATGATGCAGTCCAGCTCGTACTCGACGCCGTTGGCGATGATGCCGCGCTCCGTCAGGCGCTCGATGCCGCGGCCCTGCGTATCCACGAGCGTCACGTTCGCGCGGTTGAAAGTCGGCAAATACTCGTCGTGGAAGCAGGGCCGCTTGCAGAACTGGCGGTAGTACGGCTTCAGCGCCTCGGCCGTCTCCGGGTCTTCGACGATCGCCTCGGCACGGGCGCGGACCTGCTCCATCTTCTCGAAGTCGGCCAGCTCGACGTTCAACGCCGCCTGTGCCGGGTCGGTTGCGGCGTAGCGGCCGGATCGGCGCGAGAGGATGCCGAAGATCTCGGTCCAGCCGTCCATCACCAGGTCCTCATCGGCGCGGCCGCCCGAGATCAGCGTGGAGAAGTTCTCCATCCGCCGCTTCTGCCAGCCCGGCTCAAGCGAGGCGGCCCAGTCCGGGTCGGTCGGCCGGTTGCCGCGCACGTCCACCGAGGATGGCGTGCGCTGGAATACGTAGAGGTGTTTGGCGCTCTCGCCGAGATGGGGCACGCACTGCACGGCCGTGGCGCCCGTGCCGATGATGCCGACGCGCTTGTCGCGCAGGCCGGTCAGGTTGCCGTAGCTGTCGCCGCCGGTGTAGGCGTAGTCCCAGCGGCTGGTGTGGAAGGTATGGCCCTTGAACGCCTCGATGCCGGGCACGCCGGGCAGCTTGGGGCGGTTGAGCGGCCCGTTCGACATGCAGACGAAGCGCGCCCGGAAGCGGTCGCCGCGGTCGGTGCAGACCGTCCACACGGCGTCCGCGTCGTCCCAGCGCAGCTCCGTAACCCTGGTCTGGAAGGCGGCGTTGCGGTAGAGGTCGTAGTGTTCGGCGATGCGCCGGGCGTGCGCGAGGATCTCCGGCGCTCTGGCATACTTCTCCGTGGGGATGTAGCCGGTTTCCTCGAGCAGCGGCAGATAGATGTAGGACTCCGTGTCGCAGGCCGCGCCGGGATAGCGGTTCCAGTACCAGGTGCCGCCGACGTCGCCGCCGTCATCGATGATGCGCAGGTCGTGGACGCCGGCCTCGCGCAGGCGGGCGCCGATCAGCAGGCCGCCGAAGCCGCCGCCGATGATCGCCACCTCGACCTCGTCGCCTAGCGGCGCACGCTCCGCCGGCTGCGCGTAGGGATCCTCCATCAGTCGAGCAAACCTGCCGGTCAACTCCTGGTACTGATCTGTGCCATCGGTGCGCAGCCGCTTGTCGCGCTCCTGCCGGTATTTCTCCCGCAATGCGTCCGGATCGAAGGGACGAGCGGCGGTCTCGCTGGTGCCCATGAAGGCGTCCTTTCGGCCGTGCGCGGCGGCTTCAGCGGCGCAGCAGAATGACTTCGGCACAAGGCGGCAGCCGGCCGTCACGGCGCCGGGCCGCGCTTCACCTGACCGTAGCATCCCTGCCCGCATTCGTCACGCGCTCCGCGCAGCGGCGAGGTCCGCCCGGCCGGGAAGGTAGCCCGACTTCGAACTATTCGCAGCACCATTCACAGTGTGAGCGTGGTCAGCCCGGCGACCTGGGACATGACCGTTACCGTTTACGCCTACGCCGTCTGCCGCGGCCTCTCTGCAGCCGTGCAAATCGCGGGTGAAACTCGCCAGAAATTCTTTTGTCACAAGCGTTGAATACCTTCAGCCACCTGCCTATACTCCTTGAACCACAAGCGCCGAACCATAGAACCACAAGCGCCGAACCACAAACGACGGACCTCAGACGATGGACGAGGGAGGAACGACGAAGCACATTCGCAGACTCGCGGAACGACGAACCACGAAACTGTGCGGCTCGCCCGTCCCGGCCGTGACACGGCGGGATCGTGCGCGGCGTGCGGCAGCGGGGAGGGAAAACGTGGACCGATATAGGGGCTTGATTCTGGTGCTGGCGGTGACGGCGTTCGGAGCGCTGTCGCTCACCGGCTGCAGCAGCAGCAGCAAGGGCAAGAAGATCGCTCTGCTGCTGCCTGAATCCAAGACGGCGCGCTACGAGACGCAGGACCGGCCCAACTTCGAGGCGAAGCTCAAGTCGCTGTGCAAAGACTGCTCGGTCATCTACAGCAACGCCGACCAGGATGCGAACAAGCAGCAGTCACAGGCGGACGCGGCGCTGACCAACGGCGCCAAAGTCCTGGTTCTCGATGCCGTGGACGGCAAGGCTGCGGCGGCGATCGCCGACAAGGCGAAGGCGCAGAAGGTGCCGGTCATCTCCTACGACCGCCTGGTTACCGGCACGAACAACGTCGACTACTACATCTCCTTCGATAATGAGAAGGTCGGGCAGTTGCAGGGCACCTCGCTGCTGCAGGCGCTGGAGGGCAAGCAGAACGCGTCGATCGTGATGATCAACGGCGCGCCCACCGACAACAACGCCTCGCTCTTCAAGAAGGGCGCCCACAGTGTGCTCGACGGCAAGGTGCAG
This sequence is a window from Dehalococcoidia bacterium. Protein-coding genes within it:
- a CDS encoding NAD(P)/FAD-dependent oxidoreductase; this translates as MGTSETAARPFDPDALREKYRQERDKRLRTDGTDQYQELTGRFARLMEDPYAQPAERAPLGDEVEVAIIGGGFGGLLIGARLREAGVHDLRIIDDGGDVGGTWYWNRYPGAACDTESYIYLPLLEETGYIPTEKYARAPEILAHARRIAEHYDLYRNAAFQTRVTELRWDDADAVWTVCTDRGDRFRARFVCMSNGPLNRPKLPGVPGIEAFKGHTFHTSRWDYAYTGGDSYGNLTGLRDKRVGIIGTGATAVQCVPHLGESAKHLYVFQRTPSSVDVRGNRPTDPDWAASLEPGWQKRRMENFSTLISGGRADEDLVMDGWTEIFGILSRRSGRYAATDPAQAALNVELADFEKMEQVRARAEAIVEDPETAEALKPYYRQFCKRPCFHDEYLPTFNRANVTLVDTQGRGIERLTERGIIANGVEYELDCIIFASGFEWSTPLERRNGYHVYGRGGQTLTEKWQDGIATLFGMQTRGFPNCFIVSMAQVGFSANFPHMLEEQSRHIAYVVQQSREREVRALDVSEEAEAGWVEQVIAGSIDSVKFLEACTPGYYNNEGQPNSVLVRQNGSYGPGIIAFGRLLDEWRREGSLAGLEIDRA
- a CDS encoding sugar ABC transporter substrate-binding protein, with amino-acid sequence MTAFGALSLTGCSSSSKGKKIALLLPESKTARYETQDRPNFEAKLKSLCKDCSVIYSNADQDANKQQSQADAALTNGAKVLVLDAVDGKAAAAIADKAKAQKVPVISYDRLVTGTNNVDYYISFDNEKVGQLQGTSLLQALEGKQNASIVMINGAPTDNNASLFKKGAHSVLDGKVQIAKEYDTPDWSPDKAQDEMTQALTALQNKVDGVYAANDGTGGGAIAAMKSAGVKPLPPVTGQDAELAAIQRILAGDQYMTVYKAIKPEAEAAAELAYDLAQNKTIPSGLVNGKTNNGKKDVPSVLLNPIAVTKANVKDTVVKDGFWSAAQICVQAFADACKQAGVQ